The window GCGTCCCGATCGTCAGCGAGGGTGGCGATCTGGTCGGCATCGTTACCCGCGCCAACATCATCCAGGCAATCGCAGGCGCGCGGCCAAGACTCGAGGTCAGCGTCCCGGATGCCACGATCCGCACCCGGCTGCTCGACGAGTTGAAGAAACAGCCGTGGGCGCACGCTCACAGGCTGAACGTGGCCGTAAGCCACGGCGTCGTCGATCTCTGGGGCTTTGCCGAACCGGATACCGCCCGGCGAGCCATCAGGGTCGCAGCCGGCGTGACCACCGTCAATGATCACATGATGGTGGAGGTCACCGTTTACTGATGGCGAGTTCGGCTGTGAGGTGAGCACCCGCCATCCGGCAACCGCCGGATGGCGGGGCGGGCCCGCTCGCGGCCATCATCACGTATTTAATCTCGACATACTCATCCATGCCGTGGCGCGAACCTTCGCGGCCGAGGCCGCTTTCCTTGACGCCGCCGAACGGTGCGACCTCGGTCGTGATCAGGCCGGAGTTGACGCCGACCATGCCCGACTCCAGCGCTTCGGCGACACGCCAGACGCGGCCGATGTCACGCGAATAGAAGTAGGAGGCGAGACCGAACGGCGAGGCGTTGCACATCGCGATCACATCGGCCTCGTCCTTGAAGCGGATCACCGGCGCCAGCGGGCCGAAGGTCTCCTCCTGCGCGACGAGCGCGTCGGGTCTCACGTCCGACAGCACGGTCGGCTCGAAGAAGCTGCGGCCCAGCGCCGAGCGCTTGCCACCGGTCACGACCTTGGCACCGCCCTTCACCGCATCCGCAATGTGCCGCTCGACCTTTTCGATCGCCTTCATGTTGATCAGCGGTCCCTGGGTCACGCCGGCCTCCGTGCCGTCGCCGATCTTCATCTCGGCGACCTTCTTCGACAGCTTCTCGACGAACTGGTCGTAGATCTTGTCCTGCGCGTAGAGACGGTTGGCGCAGACGCAGGTCTGGCCCATGTTGCGGTACTTGGAGACGATAGCGCCTTCGACCGCGGCGTCGATGTCGGCATCGTCGAACACCACGAACGGCGCATTGCCGCCGAGCTCGAGGCCGAGCTTCTTCACGCCGACCGATGCTTGCCGGTACAGGATCTTGCCGACATTGGTCGAACCCGTGAAGCCGACGAACCGCACCGCCGGATGCTCGCACAGCACCTTGCCGATCGGCGGCGCATCACCGGTGACGATGTTGAGCACGCCCTTCGGCACGCCAGCCTTTTCGGCCAGCACAGCCAGCGCGAGCGCGGACAGCGGCGTCTCGTTGGCGGGCTTCAGCACGACGGTGCAGCCGGCGGCCAGCGCCGGCGACACTTTTCGCGTGATCATCGAGTTCGGGAAATTCCACGGCGTGATGGCGCCGCAGACGCCGATCGGCTGCCGGATCGCGAGCAGGCGGGCATCCGGACGCTGGGTCGGGATCGTCTCGCCGTAGACGCGGCGCGCTTCCTCCGCGAAGAACTCGACATAGGCCGCGCCGATATCGACTTCGCCGAGCGCCTCCGCCAGCGGCTTGCCCTGCTCGGAGGTCAGGATCAGCGCGAGATCCTCGCGGTTGGCGATGATCAGGTCGAACCATTTGCGTAAGGTATTGGAGCGCTGCTTGGCGGTCAGCTTGGCCCAGGCCGGGAACGCGCGCTGGGCGGCTTCGACGGCCCTGGTCGCATCGTCTGCGCCGAGCTGCGGAATCCTGATCAGCTCGATGCCGGTCGCGGGATTGTTGACGGCGAACTCCGGCGTGCCGACCCAGGCGCCGTCGATGTAGCAGCGGTCGCGCAGCAGCGAGGGGTCCTTCAGGCGGCTTTGCAGGGAGGATGCTGCGGATTGCGTAGCGCGTGCGGCAACGGGCGGGGTCATGGCGTTACTCCTGGAATTTCTTTGGGGGTATTCGCGGCCTATATAAGCGGAAAGCCGCTGCGATGCACCGGCGCCGGGCGCGACCCTGCTTCAAGCAATATTGAGGGCTGGCGCGCCGTTCCTAGATACGCCGGCGCTTAGAGCGCGCCGCCCGACATATAGGTTTCGCGGCGGCCGATCATGCGCTCGGCCGCAGCCTTGGCATCCGCCTTGGTCGAGGTCGCGCAGGTCCGGTATTCGAGGTCGGCTTGCGCCCGCGCATCGCGGCGGCCGAACCAGGATTTTGTGCCCGTCTGCAGCAGCGCCAGCGCCTGCGCGACATTGTCGACCGCCTCGAACGAGTGCAGGGCACCGGTACCCGTGTAACGAACTTCGTAGAGACCCGGGCTGATCGGCGCTTCGATATTCTCGCCGCGGCCCGGCCGCGGATAGCGCTTCCATTCACTCCATGTCGAAATCATTGCTGCGTCCCCGCAACCCCAAATATGACGATGGTTTTCGTCAAATCATCCGTTTGTGCCGCACCGATTGTGCAGCGATCTGAATGCGTTATTGCAAATAAACAGGTACGAAAATCAATCTGTCGATCACGTTACCGTGGCCCTCCCTGCCGGTCACCCGGACTTGCCCAAAGTCCACCGCAAAATCTGGGCGCGTGGTGAACGCCCGCTAAGCGAGACCGTTCCTGCCACCCCGGCTTTCACGACATCGCGACATCATCGCATCGCGCCTGCCTTGCGGGAGCGGGAAAGCGGGAGGATGATCCGCCCACTTCAAAACAATAAACCCCACCGGAGGAAGCCCCCAATGCAAAGCAAGGCTCAGATCGATCAGGTATTGCGGCAGAAGAGCGAGGCAAAGGAGATTCCCGGCGTGGTCGCCATCGCGGCCACCGGCAAGGACGTGATCTACGAGGGCGCGTTCGGCAAGCGCGACCTTTCCAAGAGCGATCCCATGACGGCGGACAGCGTGTTCTGGATCGCCTCGATGACCAAGGCGGTGACCTCCGCGGGCGCGATGCAGCTCGTCGAGCAGGGCAAGCTCTCGCTCGATGAGCCGATCGGCAAGCTGCTGCCCGATCTCGCCGCCGTACAGGTGCTCGACGGCTTCGATGCCAAGGGCGAGCCGAAGCTGCGGCCGGCGAAAAAGCCGATCACGCTGCGTCAGCTGATGACCCACACCGCCGGCTTCGCCTACGACATGTGGGACGCCAATCTCGGGAAATATCTGGAGAAGACCGGCACGCCCGGCATCATCACCTGCCTGAATGCCGCGCTGAAGACGCCGATCATGACCGACCCCGGCACGCGCTGGGAATACGGCACCAATATCGATTTCGTCGGCAAGGCGGTGGAAGCCGCATCCGGCAAGAAGCTCGATGCCTATCTGCGCGAGCACATATTCGCGCCGCTCGGCATGAGCGACACCGCCTTCAAGATCACCGACAACATGCGCAAGCGGCTGGTCGGCATGCATGCCCGCGGCGAGGACGGCACGCTGGCCGCGATCCCGTTCGAGCTCGAGCAGAACCCCGAATTCCACATGGGTGGCGGCGGCCTTTATTCGACCGCGGCCGACTACATCAAGTTCTGCCAGATGATCCTCAACAAGGGCAAAGGCAACGGCAACCAGGTGCTGAAGGCCGAGACCGTAGCTTTGATGGGACAGAACCACATCGGCGAGCTCACCGTCGACAAGATGACGACGGCGGCGCCGATGTACACCAACGACGTCGATCTCTATCCGGACCAGGTGAAGAAGTGGGGGCTGAGCTTCCTGATCAACACCGCCAAGACGCCGGAAGGCCGCAGCCCTGGCAGCCTCGCCTGGGCGGGGCTCGCCAATACCTATTACTGGATCGATCCGTCGCGCGACGTCTGCGGCGTGATCCTGACCCAGCTGTTGCCGTTCGCGGACAAGCACAGCCTGGAGGCCTTCGCAGGCTTCGAGAAGGGCATCTATGCCGGCCTCGATGCCGGCAGCGGGCAGCGGGCGGCCTGAAGTTCCGGTCTAGCAACAAGAAATCCCTCCCCTCACAGGGAGGGATTTTTCATACCCGCCATAGGTCGGGCCTGTCCTGTCGGCGCCAAACGACTAAGATCGCGCAAAAAAGCGTGACGACACAAATACGACCAGGAGGAGGACCAGCTTGGCACCCACACCCAAGGCAGACAGCTATGTCTGCGGCATTTCCGATACGCCGCTGCTCGGTGAAACCATCGGCCGCAGCCTCGACCGCGCACGCGCGCGCTGGGGCGAGCGCGAGGCACTGGTCTCGCCCAGCCACAATGTGCGCTGGACCTGGAACGAATTCGCCGAGCGCGTCGAAGCGCTGGCGGCGGGCTTCCTTGCACTCGGGCTGCAACGCGGCGAGCGGATCGGCATCTGGTCGCTGAACCGGCCGGAATGGACGCTGACGCAATTCGCCGCCGCGAAGGCCGGCCTGATCCTCGTCACCATCAATCCGGCCTACCGGCTGAGCGAGCTCGAATTCGCACTCGGCAAGGTCGGCTGCGCCGCGATCGTGACCGCGACCGCGTTCAAGACCTCGGCCTATATGGAGATGCTGAACACGCTGCTGCCCGAGCTTGCAAGCTCCGAGCCCGGCCATCTGCGCTCGGCGCGGCTGCCGCAACTGCGCGCCGTGATCCAGATCGGCGGACCGGCAGCACCAGGCACGATTCCATTCGAGCAGGTGTCGAAGATGGGCGGTGCGCGCCATCGCGAGCAGCTCGCGGCGCTCGGCGACAGCCTGCAATTCGACGATCCGGTCAACATCCAGTTCACCAGCGGCACCACCGGCTCGCCGAAGGGCGTGACGCTGACCCATCACAACATCCTCAACAACGGCTACTTCACCGGCCGCGCCATGCGCTTGACCGAACAGGACCGCATCTGCATTCCGGTGCCGCTCTATCACTGCTTCGGCATGGTGATGGGCAACCTCGCATCGGTCACGCTGGGCACCACCATGGTCTATCCCGGCGAAGGCTTCGACCCGCTGGCGACGCTTGCGACGGTCGCGCAGGAGAAATGCACGACGCTGTACGGCGTGCCGACCATGTTCATCGCCGAGCTCGACCATCCCGAGTTCAAGCGCTTCGATCTGTCGTCGCTGCGCACCGGCATCATGGCCGGCGCGCCCTGCCCGATCGAGGTGATGAAGCGCGTCAATACCGAGATGAACATGCGCGAGGTGACGATCGCCTACGGCATGACCGAGACCAGCCCGGTGAGTTTCCAGAGCGCGACCGACGATCCCCTGGAGCGTCGCGTCTCGACCGTCGGCCGCATCCATCCGCATGTCGAGGTCAAGGTCGTCGATCTCGACGGCAAGGTGGTGCCGCGCGGCGAACGCGGCGAGCTCTGCACCCGCGGCTACAGCGTGATGCTCGGCTATTGGGACGAGAAGGAAAAGACGGGCGAGGTGCTCGACGCCAATGGCTGGATGCACACCGGCGATCTCGCCGTGATCGACGACGAAGGCTATTGCAACATCGTCGGCCGCATCAAGGACCTGGTGATCCGCGGCGGCGAGAACCTCTATCCAAGGGAGATCGAGGAATTCCTCTACCGCCATCCCAAGATCCAGGACGTGCAGATCTTCGGCGTCGCCGATCCGCGCTATGGCGAGGAGCTCTGCGCCTGGGTCAGGGTCAGGGCCGGCGAGACGCTGACCGCAGACGAAGTCCGCGCCTTCTGCCAGGGCCAGATCGCCCACAACAAGATCCCGCGCTATGTCGAGTTCGTCGAGGAATTCCCGATGACGGTGACGGGGAAGATCCAGAAATTCGTGATGCGCGACGCGGTCGAGCAGCGGCTGGGATTGAAGGCTGCGAAGACGGCGTGACTCTTCTCCCTCTCCCGCTTGCGGGGGAGGGTCGGGGTGGGGGCTCTCTCAGCGAGTCACATCGTGGAGAGAGCCCCACCCAGCGCTACGCGCCGACCTCCCCCGCAAGCGGGAGAGGTGAAGAACCCGCCGCCCTTACACCAGCAACCCCTTCTGCTTCGCCAGATCCTTCAGCGAGACCAGCGGCCGGGCGCCGATGTGCTGGATCACTTCGGCGGCGGCGAGCGCGCCGAGGCGGCCGGCGTTCTCATGGCCGACATTGCGCACGAGACCAATCAGGAAGCCTGCGGCGAACAGATCGCCGGCACCGGTGGTATCGACGAGCTTGTCGATCGGGGAGGCGGGCGCCGATACGACGCCATCACCTGAGATCACGACGCAGCCCTTCGCGCTGCGGGTGACGACGCCGAGTTTTGTATCCTTGCCGAACTGCTTCAGCGCGGTGTCGAAATCCGAGGTCTGATACAGCGAATGCAGCTCGGACTCGTTGGCGAACACCAGATCCACCGTGCCCTTGCGCATCAGACCGAGGAATTCGTCGCGGTAGCGATCGACGCAGAACGAATCCGACAGCGTCAGCGCGACCTGGCGGCCCGCGCTATGCGCGATCTCAGCCGCCTTCACGAAGGCGTCCTTGGCGTTCTTCGGATCCCAGAGATAGCCCTCGAGATAGATGATGCCGGCGGCTGCGATCTGGGCCGGATCGATGTCGTCGGGCGTCAGGTCCTGCGCGGCGCCGAGATAGGTGTTCATGGTGCGCTCGCCATCCGGCGTCACCAGGATGTAGGAGCAGCCGGTGGCCGCGCCGGTCTTGGCCGGCGCGGTGTCGAAGGTGACGCCGGCCGCGCGGATGTCGTGAACGTAAAGCTTGCCGATCTGGTCGTCCTTGACCTTGCCGACATAGGCGGCGCGGGCGCCGAGATTGCCGACGCCGACGATGGTGTTGGCGGCCGAGCCGCCCGACATCTCGGTCGCCACGCCCATGTCGCTGTAGATCGCGGTGGCACGCGCTTCGTCGATCAGCTGCATCGAGCCCTTGGTCATGCCGTGACGGGCAAGGAATGCCTCGTCGGTCTGCACCAGCACGTCGAAGATCGCGTTGCCGATCCCGAGAACGTCGTATTTTGCGTCAGCCATAGACCTGCCCTGTGTTAACGCCACCCAACAAGAGCCGCGACCTATCACGTTAGGCCTCGGGGCAGCAAGGGAAGCTGAAGCTGTCTGTTCCGTCATCCTGAGGCGCGAGCGGAGCGAGCCTCGAAGGATGCACGGCCACAGTCCGGGCCGATTCATCCTTCGAGGCTCGCCGAAGAGGCTCGCACCTCAGGATGACGGGTTTAGTACAGTGACGCTGGCAGCAAAGCGCGCGGCTGCTATACAGGCCCCATGTTCCGCTCCTTCCTCACGGTCTCCTCGGGAACGCTGGCTTCGCGACTGCTCGGCTTCGTGCGCGATTCCGTGATCGCGGCGCTGCTCGGCGCGGGGCCGGTGGCGGATGCCTTTCTGGCCGCATTCCAGCTTGTGAATGTCGTGCGGCGGCTGCTCGCCGAGGGTGGATTGAATGCCGCCCTGGTGCCGGCATGGCTGAAGACGCGCGACGCCGACGGCGCGGCCGCGGCGACCGCGTTTGCCGGCCGCGTGCTCGGCACCGTCAGCGCCGCTGTCATCGCGGCGGCGCTCGTGATCGGCGTGCTGATGCCGCTGGTGATCGCGGCG of the Bradyrhizobium quebecense genome contains:
- a CDS encoding CBS domain-containing protein, which gives rise to MTRDVVTAFPDTPLHDIAGMFEESHINRVPIVSEGGDLVGIVTRANIIQAIAGARPRLEVSVPDATIRTRLLDELKKQPWAHAHRLNVAVSHGVVDLWGFAEPDTARRAIRVAAGVTTVNDHMMVEVTVY
- a CDS encoding AMP-binding protein: MAPTPKADSYVCGISDTPLLGETIGRSLDRARARWGEREALVSPSHNVRWTWNEFAERVEALAAGFLALGLQRGERIGIWSLNRPEWTLTQFAAAKAGLILVTINPAYRLSELEFALGKVGCAAIVTATAFKTSAYMEMLNTLLPELASSEPGHLRSARLPQLRAVIQIGGPAAPGTIPFEQVSKMGGARHREQLAALGDSLQFDDPVNIQFTSGTTGSPKGVTLTHHNILNNGYFTGRAMRLTEQDRICIPVPLYHCFGMVMGNLASVTLGTTMVYPGEGFDPLATLATVAQEKCTTLYGVPTMFIAELDHPEFKRFDLSSLRTGIMAGAPCPIEVMKRVNTEMNMREVTIAYGMTETSPVSFQSATDDPLERRVSTVGRIHPHVEVKVVDLDGKVVPRGERGELCTRGYSVMLGYWDEKEKTGEVLDANGWMHTGDLAVIDDEGYCNIVGRIKDLVIRGGENLYPREIEEFLYRHPKIQDVQIFGVADPRYGEELCAWVRVRAGETLTADEVRAFCQGQIAHNKIPRYVEFVEEFPMTVTGKIQKFVMRDAVEQRLGLKAAKTA
- a CDS encoding serine hydrolase domain-containing protein; this encodes MQSKAQIDQVLRQKSEAKEIPGVVAIAATGKDVIYEGAFGKRDLSKSDPMTADSVFWIASMTKAVTSAGAMQLVEQGKLSLDEPIGKLLPDLAAVQVLDGFDAKGEPKLRPAKKPITLRQLMTHTAGFAYDMWDANLGKYLEKTGTPGIITCLNAALKTPIMTDPGTRWEYGTNIDFVGKAVEAASGKKLDAYLREHIFAPLGMSDTAFKITDNMRKRLVGMHARGEDGTLAAIPFELEQNPEFHMGGGGLYSTAADYIKFCQMILNKGKGNGNQVLKAETVALMGQNHIGELTVDKMTTAAPMYTNDVDLYPDQVKKWGLSFLINTAKTPEGRSPGSLAWAGLANTYYWIDPSRDVCGVILTQLLPFADKHSLEAFAGFEKGIYAGLDAGSGQRAA
- a CDS encoding adenosine kinase; this translates as MADAKYDVLGIGNAIFDVLVQTDEAFLARHGMTKGSMQLIDEARATAIYSDMGVATEMSGGSAANTIVGVGNLGARAAYVGKVKDDQIGKLYVHDIRAAGVTFDTAPAKTGAATGCSYILVTPDGERTMNTYLGAAQDLTPDDIDPAQIAAAGIIYLEGYLWDPKNAKDAFVKAAEIAHSAGRQVALTLSDSFCVDRYRDEFLGLMRKGTVDLVFANESELHSLYQTSDFDTALKQFGKDTKLGVVTRSAKGCVVISGDGVVSAPASPIDKLVDTTGAGDLFAAGFLIGLVRNVGHENAGRLGALAAAEVIQHIGARPLVSLKDLAKQKGLLV